A genomic segment from Comamonas terrigena NBRC 13299 encodes:
- the glpK gene encoding glycerol kinase GlpK — translation MTTYLLALDQGTSSSRSIVFDAQGRIVASAQLELPQIYPRPGWVEHDPREIWRTQLSTAREALAKAGLTARDIRAVGITNQRETTVVWNRKTGAPIHHAIVWQDRRAEPICAALREAGMADTIQQKTGLLIDAYFSGSKLQWLLDHVPGARAAADAGDLAFGTVDSWLIWQLTGGRRHVTDVSNASRTMLFNVHTNQWDTDLLAALRIPRSLLPEVLPSAADFGHTASDILGGEIAIGGVAGDQQSALFGQACFTAGMAKNTYGTGCFMLMHTGSQFQTSANGLLTTSAAQASTQPQFALEGSVFVGGAVVQWLRDGLRAIEHSGQVQQLAESVPDSGGVMMVPAFTGLGAPYWKPDARGTITGLTRGSTIAHIARAALESIAYQSAALLQAMSRDAVANGGAAVSELRVDGGACVNNLLMQFQADLLGIPVVRPACVETTALGAAYLAGLSTGVYQSTEELSALWKAERRFVPTLEHDRAQELMARWEHAVAQTALPHPA, via the coding sequence ATGACGACCTATCTGCTTGCCTTGGACCAGGGCACATCCAGTTCCCGCTCCATCGTGTTCGATGCGCAAGGCCGCATCGTGGCTTCGGCCCAGCTGGAGCTGCCCCAGATCTACCCGCGTCCGGGCTGGGTGGAGCACGACCCGCGCGAAATCTGGCGCACCCAGCTTTCCACCGCCCGGGAAGCACTGGCCAAGGCCGGCCTCACGGCCCGTGACATCCGCGCCGTGGGCATCACCAACCAGCGTGAAACCACCGTGGTGTGGAACCGCAAGACCGGCGCCCCCATCCACCATGCCATCGTCTGGCAGGACCGCCGTGCCGAGCCCATCTGTGCCGCGCTGCGCGAAGCCGGCATGGCCGACACCATCCAGCAAAAGACCGGTCTGCTGATCGACGCCTACTTCTCCGGCAGCAAGCTGCAATGGCTGCTGGACCACGTGCCCGGCGCCCGCGCCGCGGCCGACGCCGGCGACCTGGCCTTCGGCACCGTGGACAGCTGGCTGATCTGGCAGCTCACCGGCGGCCGGCGCCATGTGACCGATGTCAGCAACGCCAGCCGCACCATGCTGTTCAACGTCCACACCAACCAGTGGGACACCGATCTGCTGGCCGCGCTGCGCATTCCCCGCAGCCTGCTGCCCGAAGTGCTGCCCTCCGCAGCCGACTTCGGCCACACGGCCTCCGACATCCTGGGCGGCGAGATTGCCATCGGCGGCGTGGCCGGCGACCAGCAAAGCGCCCTCTTCGGCCAGGCCTGCTTCACGGCCGGCATGGCCAAGAACACCTATGGCACCGGCTGCTTCATGCTGATGCACACCGGCAGCCAGTTCCAGACCTCGGCCAACGGCCTGCTGACCACCTCTGCCGCACAGGCCAGCACCCAGCCCCAGTTTGCGCTGGAAGGCAGCGTGTTCGTGGGCGGCGCGGTGGTGCAGTGGCTGCGCGACGGCCTGCGCGCCATCGAACACAGCGGCCAGGTGCAGCAGCTGGCCGAAAGCGTGCCCGACAGCGGCGGCGTGATGATGGTGCCCGCCTTCACCGGCCTGGGTGCCCCGTACTGGAAGCCCGACGCCCGCGGCACCATCACCGGCCTGACGCGCGGCAGCACCATCGCCCACATCGCCCGCGCGGCGCTGGAATCCATTGCCTACCAGAGCGCGGCCCTGCTGCAGGCCATGAGCCGCGACGCGGTGGCCAATGGCGGTGCGGCAGTGAGCGAGCTGCGCGTGGACGGCGGGGCCTGTGTGAACAACCTGCTGATGCAGTTCCAGGCCGACCTGCTGGGCATTCCCGTGGTGCGCCCCGCCTGCGTGGAAACCACCGCGCTGGGAGCGGCCTACCTGGCCGGTCTGTCCACCGGCGTGTACCAGAGCACCGAAGAGCTGTCGGCCCTGTGGAAGGCGGAGCGCCGCTTTGTGCCCACCCTGGAGCATGACCGCGCCCAGGAGCTGATGGCACGCTGGGAGCACGCGG
- a CDS encoding ABC transporter ATP-binding protein, protein MQLELENVAQRVGGQTWLYPLNLALQSAAVTVLLGATQAGKTSLMRIMAGLDAPTSGRVRVDGRDVTGMPVRQRNVAMVYQQFINYPSMTVADNIASPLKLRGDQDIDRKVRALAQRLHIDMFLDRLPAELSGGQQQRVALARALAKDAPLMLLDEPLVNLDYKLREGLRDELTQLFDAGRSTVVYATTEPGEALLLGGYTAVLDAGELLQYGPTAQVFHAPLSLRVARAFSDPPMNLVAVEVEGGGQQIALPDGTRLALPQPLRQPAGSAMLGVRASALALQARPGDVALQGLVHLAEISGSDTFVHVQLPWGDWVAQLTGVHKVGLNQPVSVYLSPLDCYIFERELPGGQGGALLQLPVSEAGG, encoded by the coding sequence ATGCAGCTGGAGCTGGAGAACGTGGCGCAACGTGTCGGGGGGCAGACGTGGCTCTACCCGCTGAACCTGGCATTGCAAAGCGCTGCCGTGACCGTGCTGCTGGGCGCCACCCAGGCCGGCAAGACCAGCCTGATGCGCATCATGGCCGGGCTGGATGCGCCGACCAGCGGTCGCGTGCGGGTGGATGGCCGGGATGTGACCGGCATGCCGGTGCGCCAGCGCAATGTGGCCATGGTCTACCAGCAGTTCATCAACTACCCGTCGATGACGGTGGCGGACAACATCGCCTCTCCACTGAAGCTGCGCGGAGACCAGGATATTGACCGCAAGGTGCGCGCGCTGGCCCAGCGCCTGCACATCGACATGTTCCTGGACCGGCTGCCGGCCGAATTGTCGGGCGGCCAGCAGCAGCGTGTGGCGCTGGCCCGTGCCCTGGCCAAGGATGCGCCGCTGATGCTGCTGGACGAGCCCCTGGTGAACCTGGACTACAAGCTGCGCGAAGGCCTGCGCGACGAGCTGACCCAGCTGTTTGACGCGGGCCGGTCTACCGTGGTCTATGCCACCACCGAACCGGGAGAAGCCCTGCTGCTGGGGGGCTATACCGCGGTGCTGGATGCCGGCGAGCTGCTGCAGTACGGGCCCACGGCCCAGGTCTTCCATGCCCCGCTGTCGCTGCGGGTGGCGCGGGCCTTCAGCGATCCGCCGATGAATCTGGTGGCCGTGGAGGTGGAGGGCGGCGGGCAACAGATCGCCTTGCCGGACGGTACCCGGCTGGCGCTGCCCCAGCCGCTGCGCCAGCCCGCAGGGTCGGCCATGCTGGGAGTGCGTGCCAGTGCCCTGGCACTGCAGGCGAGGCCCGGCGATGTGGCGCTGCAGGGGCTGGTGCACCTGGCGGAGATTTCGGGCTCCGACACCTTTGTGCACGTGCAGCTGCCCTGGGGGGACTGGGTGGCGCAGCTGACCGGGGTGCACAAGGTCGGACTCAATCAGCCTGTCAGCGTCTATCTGTCGCCGCTGGACTGCTATATCTTCGAGCGTGAATTGCCAGGCGGCCAAGGCGGTGCCCTGCTGCAGCTGCCGGTGTCCGAGGCGGGAGGCTGA
- a CDS encoding ABC transporter ATP-binding protein — MARITLDLAHAYRPRPQQDSDYALLPLQMEFADGGAYALLGPSGCGKTTLLNIMSGLLTPSHGKVLFDGRDVTQDSPQQRNIAQVFQFPVIYDTMTVAENLAFPLRNRKVPEVEIRQRVGVIAEMLEMSGQLNQRAANLSADAKQKISLGRGLVRADVAAVLFDEPLTVIDPHLKWQLRRKLKQIHQELRLTLIYVTHDQVEALTFAEQVVVMSRGRVMQVGAPDALFEHPRHAFVGHFIGSPGMNFLPVQCRDGALWVGARRMPVAPALQAQLADGAPLQLGVRPEYLRLALPDAAGAVPAQVQRVQDVGTHLMLTAGIDGHTLKARFAIGTPLPAVGQGVWLQLVGPHTCYYRNEELLA, encoded by the coding sequence ATGGCACGCATTACCCTGGATCTGGCCCATGCCTACCGGCCCCGTCCGCAGCAGGACAGCGACTACGCCCTGCTGCCGCTGCAGATGGAGTTCGCCGATGGCGGGGCCTACGCGTTGCTGGGCCCGTCGGGCTGCGGCAAGACCACGTTGCTGAACATCATGTCGGGCTTGCTGACGCCGTCGCATGGCAAGGTGCTGTTCGATGGTCGCGACGTCACGCAGGACAGCCCGCAGCAGCGCAACATCGCCCAGGTGTTCCAGTTTCCGGTGATCTACGACACCATGACGGTGGCCGAGAACCTGGCGTTCCCGCTGCGCAACCGCAAGGTGCCCGAGGTCGAGATCCGCCAGCGCGTGGGCGTCATCGCGGAGATGCTGGAGATGAGCGGCCAGCTGAACCAGCGTGCCGCCAATCTGTCGGCCGATGCCAAGCAGAAGATTTCGCTGGGACGGGGTCTGGTGCGCGCCGATGTGGCCGCCGTGCTGTTTGACGAGCCGCTGACGGTGATCGATCCGCACCTCAAATGGCAGCTGCGCCGCAAGCTCAAGCAGATCCACCAGGAGCTCAGGCTCACGCTGATCTATGTGACCCACGACCAGGTCGAGGCGTTGACCTTTGCCGAGCAGGTGGTGGTGATGTCGCGCGGCCGGGTGATGCAGGTGGGGGCTCCCGACGCGCTGTTCGAACACCCGCGCCATGCCTTTGTGGGGCACTTCATCGGTTCGCCGGGCATGAATTTTCTGCCCGTGCAGTGCCGGGATGGTGCACTGTGGGTGGGAGCGCGCCGCATGCCGGTGGCGCCTGCGCTGCAGGCGCAGCTGGCCGACGGTGCGCCGCTGCAGCTGGGCGTGCGGCCGGAATACCTGCGCCTGGCCCTGCCGGACGCGGCCGGTGCGGTACCGGCACAGGTCCAGCGGGTGCAGGACGTGGGCACCCATTTGATGCTGACCGCCGGCATCGACGGCCACACGCTGAAAGCCCGTTTTGCCATCGGCACGCCGCTGCCGGCCGTGGGGCAGGGAGTCTGGCTGCAGCTGGTGGGGCCGCACACATGCTACTACCGCAATGAGGAGCTGCTGGCATGA
- a CDS encoding DeoR/GlpR family DNA-binding transcription regulator, with amino-acid sequence MNSNPRQLQLLEEVRQRQSATVEQLADILGVTLQTVRRDVQKMADMGLLVRFHGGVRMPSATVENIAHPQRQTMHAEGKARIAQAIAQAIPNGCSLILNIGTTTEAVAKALLRHQGLRVITNNLNVAAILSSNADCEVIVAGGVVRTRDRGIVGEAAVDFIRQFKVDIAVIGISAIEADGSLRDFDLREVKVAQTIIQQSRELWLAADHSKFDRQAMVQMATLQQVDRLFTDAPPPPHFIPLLEQAEVEYTVADQA; translated from the coding sequence GTGAACTCCAACCCCCGCCAACTGCAGCTGCTCGAAGAAGTCCGACAACGCCAATCCGCCACGGTGGAGCAACTGGCCGACATCCTGGGGGTCACGCTGCAGACCGTGCGCCGGGATGTGCAGAAGATGGCCGACATGGGCCTGCTGGTGCGCTTTCACGGCGGCGTGCGCATGCCCAGCGCCACGGTGGAGAACATTGCCCACCCGCAGCGCCAGACCATGCATGCCGAAGGCAAAGCCCGCATCGCCCAGGCCATTGCCCAGGCCATTCCCAATGGCTGCTCGCTGATCCTGAACATCGGCACCACGACGGAGGCCGTGGCCAAGGCCCTGCTGCGCCACCAGGGCCTGCGCGTCATCACCAACAACCTGAACGTGGCGGCCATCCTCAGCAGCAATGCGGACTGTGAAGTCATCGTCGCCGGCGGCGTGGTGCGCACGCGAGACCGCGGCATCGTGGGCGAGGCGGCGGTGGATTTCATCCGCCAGTTCAAGGTGGACATTGCGGTGATCGGCATCTCCGCCATCGAGGCCGACGGCTCGCTGCGCGACTTCGACCTGCGCGAGGTGAAGGTGGCGCAGACCATCATCCAGCAATCGCGCGAACTGTGGCTGGCGGCCGACCACAGCAAGTTCGACCGCCAGGCCATGGTGCAGATGGCCACGCTGCAGCAGGTGGACCGCCTGTTCACAGACGCACCGCCGCCCCCGCACTTCATTCCGCTGCTGGAGCAGGCCGAGGTGGAATACACCGTCGCCGACCAGGCCTGA
- a CDS encoding carbohydrate ABC transporter permease: MSASNKPVNQRAWLLILPVILCVAFSAVLPLMTVVNYSVQDIIDPERRVFVGTEWFAAVLRDEELHAALWRQITFSLAVLLVEIPLGIALALSMPAQGWKASAVLVVVALSLLIPWNVVGTIWQIYGRADIGLLGATLNGLGIDYSYTGNALDAWLTVLVMDVWHWTPLVALLCYAGLRSIPDAYYQAARIDGASKWAVFRFIQLPKMRGVLMIAVLLRFMDSFMIYTEPFVLTGGGPGNATTFLSQYLTQKAVGQFDLGPAAAFSLIYFLIILLLCFVLYNWMQRVGTGNAEVGHE, translated from the coding sequence ATGAGCGCATCCAACAAACCGGTCAACCAGCGGGCCTGGTTGCTGATCCTGCCGGTGATCCTCTGCGTGGCGTTTTCGGCCGTGCTGCCGCTGATGACGGTGGTGAACTATTCGGTGCAGGACATCATCGATCCCGAGCGCCGCGTGTTCGTGGGTACGGAGTGGTTTGCCGCTGTGCTGCGTGACGAAGAGCTGCACGCTGCGCTGTGGCGGCAGATCACCTTCTCGCTGGCCGTGCTGCTGGTGGAGATTCCGCTGGGCATTGCGCTGGCGCTGTCCATGCCGGCCCAGGGCTGGAAGGCTTCGGCGGTGCTGGTGGTGGTGGCGCTGTCGCTGCTGATTCCGTGGAACGTGGTGGGCACCATCTGGCAGATCTATGGCCGTGCCGACATCGGACTGCTGGGCGCCACACTCAACGGCCTGGGCATCGATTACAGCTACACCGGCAATGCGCTGGACGCCTGGCTGACCGTGCTGGTGATGGATGTGTGGCACTGGACGCCGCTGGTGGCGCTGCTGTGCTATGCCGGCCTGCGCTCCATTCCCGATGCCTACTACCAGGCGGCGCGCATCGACGGGGCCAGCAAATGGGCGGTGTTCCGCTTCATCCAGCTGCCCAAGATGCGCGGGGTACTGATGATTGCCGTGCTGCTGCGCTTCATGGACAGCTTCATGATCTACACCGAGCCCTTTGTGCTGACCGGCGGCGGGCCGGGCAATGCCACCACGTTCCTGAGCCAGTACCTGACGCAGAAGGCCGTGGGCCAGTTCGACCTGGGGCCGGCGGCTGCGTTCTCGCTGATTTACTTTCTGATCATCCTGCTGCTGTGCTTCGTCCTCTACAACTGGATGCAGCGCGTGGGCACCGGCAATGCGGAGGTGGGCCATGAATGA